The following is a genomic window from Candidatus Bathyarchaeota archaeon.
ACTATAGCGGATTTGAACCAATAAATCAGACTCCGCTAGAAAATCGCCCGCCATGCCCACCATGGCGAGAATACCGCCTTTACCAAGCCTCATTTTTAATTAGAGACTACGGAATATCAGCAAAAGACCTTGAAGAAATAATGAATGACAAGGGCTTTCTACCAAATGTGGACCCGAAAGTCGCACTAGCGAAAATTCACCCAGAAATCTTTCCAATAGACTTAAACACTGCAAACTTTAGGAAAATAGTAAGAATACCACATATTGGCCCCGCAACAGCAAAAAAAATAATAGAATACAGAAAAATTAAGCCTATAAAATACTTTAGTGACTTAGAGAAAATTTTAGGTCCAAACTTGGCTCGAAAAGTTTTAGGGTACGTCTACGTAAAAGATAAGCGTTTAACCCAATTTCAAAGAAACCGTCAACAGGCTTAAAGTCCTTTGCGTAAATAGCGGCTCTTTCCCTTATCACATAAATTTAGGGGTAAGAACTATAATCCCTAAAATTTTATAAGTAATCAAGCTGTGTAAGTTTCAGTGCATATTTAGGAGCAAGCCGAGGATGACAACGAAAAAATCGCTTATACTCATACTTGCTCTGCTTCTTCTTTCACAAATCCTAATTCTGCTACCTAAAACCTTGGCCAATTCCTCACTTAGCAACGACTTGTCAAAAAT
Proteins encoded in this region:
- a CDS encoding helix-hairpin-helix domain-containing protein, whose amino-acid sequence is YSGFEPINQTPLENRPPCPPWREYRLYQASFLIRDYGISAKDLEEIMNDKGFLPNVDPKVALAKIHPEIFPIDLNTANFRKIVRIPHIGPATAKKIIEYRKIKPIKYFSDLEKILGPNLARKVLGYVYVKDKRLTQFQRNRQQA